A portion of the Lolium rigidum isolate FL_2022 chromosome 1, APGP_CSIRO_Lrig_0.1, whole genome shotgun sequence genome contains these proteins:
- the LOC124704516 gene encoding probable trehalose-phosphate phosphatase 7, translated as MAATACLCPGPLFPYPPPRAGAGMAVRRKCLRAAQAELGAGLVESMRASSPTHARAAGVDEEILHYLLGFTCLANTTNHLCVRVQARHPSALGKFEEIVAASKGKQIVMFLDYDGTLSPIVNDPDAAFMSDTMRMAVRSVAKQFPTAIVSGRCRDKVFEFVKLAELYYAGSHGMDIKGPAKSSAGHAKSNSKAKGVLFQPASEFMPMIEQVRILASTSQPHHRP; from the exons ATGGCAGCGACGGCGTGCCTTTGCCCGGGGCCTCTGTTCCCGTACCCGCCGCCGCGAGCCGGGGCAGGGATGGCCGTGCGCCGCAAGTGCCTGCGGGCGGCGCAAGCGGAGCTCGGCGCGGGGCTGGTCGAGTCCATGCGGGCGTCTTCGCCCACGCACGCCAGGGCCGCCGGCGTCGACGAGGA AATCTTGCACTATCTTCTTGGTTTTACATGTCTCGCTAACACAACGAATCATCTATGTGTGCGCGTGCAGGCGAGGCACCCATCGGCGCTTGGCAAGTTCGAGGAGATCGTGGCGGCGTCCAAGGGGAAGCAGATCGTCATGTTCCTCGACTACGACGGCACGCTGTCGCCCATCGTCAATGACCCCGACGCCGCCTTCATGAGCGACACG ATGCGGATGGCAGTGCGCAGCGTCGCCAAGCAGTTCCCGACGGCGATCGTCAGCGGCCGGTGCCGCGACAAGGTGTTCGAGTTCGTCAAGCTGGCGGAGCTGTACTACGCCGGCAGCCACGGCATGGACATCAAGGGCCCGGCCAAATCCTCCGCCGGCCACGCAAAGTCCAACTCCAAG GCTAAAGGAGTTCTGTTTCAGCCAGCAAGCGAGTTCATGCCCATGATCGAGCAGGTACGCATCTTGGCTTCGACCTCACAACCACATCATCGACCCTAG